A single region of the Pararge aegeria chromosome 18, ilParAegt1.1, whole genome shotgun sequence genome encodes:
- the LOC120631398 gene encoding nucleic acid dioxygenase ALKBH1: MLESKGLNSPPIQDQIFMRVFKYYKSNKPQPSLEQVLNCEYNTALEVPMVQKQIISKEDLRASTLGLQECKNWKIFEFERHPGLILIKNPFTSYGQKFWIRKCLEEYPKKPNKTNIDLERHIEYWWQECFEGNECDKKLQLKLRWTTLGYHHNWDTKVYDEENKNSFPEELSELCDIVSQQLGFVGFRAEAAIVNYYHMGSTLSAHTDHSELNLQAPLFSFSFGQSAIFLIGGHNKSLEPSAILLNSGDIVVMSKEARLCYHAVPKILPASTQPWNKPEGYISIKKKGVNYKYIDQAKLISEMGLNNDNQEWSKFNSYVEESRININIRQVLKQNQKSLLDCNSNNT; the protein is encoded by the exons atgctAGAAAGTAAAGGGCTAAATTCTCCTCCGATTCAAGATCAAATTTTCATGagagtatttaaatattataaatcgaaCAAGCCTCAACCTTCTCTTGAACAAGTATTGAATTGTGAATATAACACTGCACTCGAAGTGCCCATGGtccaaaaacaaattattagcAAAGAAGATTTAAGGGCAAGTACTTTGGGGTTACAAGAGTGTAAAAATTGGaagatatttgaatttgaaaggcATCCtggattaatattaataaaaaatccatTCACAAGCTACGGTCAAAAGTTTTGGATCAGGAAATGTTTGGAAGAATATCctaaaaaacctaataaaacgAATATTGATTTAGAGAGGCATATTGAGTATTGGTGGCAGGAATGTTTTGAAGGTAATGAATGTGATAAGAAGCTGCAGTTAAAGTTGCGTTGGACAACGTTGGGCTATCACCACAATTGGGatacaaaa GTTTAcgatgaagaaaataaaaattcatttcctGAAGAATTATCAGAACTATGTGACATTGTTTCGCAGCAACTTGGGTTTGTAGGTTTCAGAGCCGAAGCTGCCATTGTTAACTACTATCATATGGGCTCAACACTGTCAGCACACACAGACCACTCAGAGTTAAACTTGCAAGCACCACTATTTTCCTTCAG CTTTGGCCAATCAGCAATATTCCTAATAGGAGGTCACAACAAGTCCTTAGAACCATCAGCTATTTTGCTCAACAGCGGAGATATAGTGGTTATGTCCAAAGAAGCCAGACTATGCTACCATGCAGTCCCGAAAATACTTCCCGCATCCACACAGCCATGGAATAAACCAGAGGGCTATATCAGTATTAAAAAGAaaggtgtaaattataaatacatagatCAAGCAAAACTTATATCAGAAATGGGATTAAATAATGATAATCAAGAATGGAGCAAGTTTAATAGTTACGTTGAGGAATctagaataaatattaatattagacaggtgttaaaacaaaatcagaaaAGTTTGCTTGATTGTAATTCCAATAATACATGA